In a genomic window of Blastopirellula marina:
- a CDS encoding metal ABC transporter ATP-binding protein, with the protein MITSQELPESIEPTTPAISVEHLTVSYGAVPALLDVSFSIPQGQLVGIIGPNGSGKSTLVKAILGFLRPDIGSVRIFGTLVERTRKLVAYVPQRGSVDWDFPVTVEEVAMMGRYGNIPWWQWGASKHDREIVEEALSIVRMSDFRKRQIGELSGGQQQRVFMARALAQGARVVLLDEPFAGVDAATERAILNVLESAKKSGRTLVVVHHDLATAAEFFDSLILLKQRLFAFGTPAQVLQPELLSEVYDGHVRAFEHLNRVVQEKAK; encoded by the coding sequence ATGATCACCAGCCAAGAACTTCCCGAATCGATTGAACCGACTACGCCCGCTATCTCGGTCGAACATCTGACAGTCAGCTATGGTGCCGTACCCGCATTGCTGGACGTCTCGTTTTCGATTCCTCAGGGTCAGTTGGTTGGAATTATTGGACCGAACGGATCTGGGAAATCGACGCTTGTGAAAGCCATTTTGGGCTTCCTTCGTCCTGATATCGGCAGTGTCCGCATCTTTGGGACATTGGTTGAACGAACTCGCAAGCTAGTCGCTTACGTCCCTCAGCGTGGTAGTGTCGACTGGGATTTTCCGGTGACGGTTGAGGAAGTTGCCATGATGGGACGCTACGGCAACATCCCTTGGTGGCAGTGGGGTGCCTCGAAACATGATCGCGAAATCGTCGAAGAGGCGCTTTCCATCGTCCGGATGTCGGACTTTCGGAAACGTCAGATTGGTGAGCTTTCCGGCGGTCAGCAACAGCGGGTCTTCATGGCCAGGGCGTTGGCTCAAGGTGCCCGCGTGGTGCTGCTAGACGAGCCGTTTGCTGGTGTCGACGCCGCAACCGAACGGGCGATCTTAAACGTGCTGGAGAGTGCGAAAAAGTCGGGCCGAACACTGGTGGTCGTTCATCACGATCTAGCCACGGCTGCTGAATTCTTCGATTCGTTAATTCTGCTGAAGCAACGCCTATTCGCCTTCGGGACACCTGCTCAAGTACTCCAACCAGAACTGTTAAGCGAGGTCTACGACGGCCACGTCCGCGCCTTCGAACATTTGAACCGCGTGGTTCAGGAGAAGGCGAAGTAG
- a CDS encoding metal ABC transporter solute-binding protein, Zn/Mn family yields the protein MSLGNSISLLLAVLCIANASAADSPKPVIVCSTTQVADFARQVVGDRMIVKSVLAAGQDPHLYEKKPGDAQLVSTADLCLENGWHLEGNDWMRKLAEQSGRPLVTCADGCKPLEVPGVEQAMHDPHAWFSCTNAATYVRNIRDAVAEVDPDHAEEYRSRAALYLDELRALNTWILREINKIPVEQRVLVTSHDAFNYFCQAYGMKAATPVGWSTGNEIGAGITPERRQQTVDSIRQHHVKAIFVETSVNPTMVREIAREAHVEIGGELYSDSMGAEGTAGETYIGMMRENVITIVQALR from the coding sequence ATGAGCCTGGGTAATTCGATCAGTTTGTTACTGGCAGTTCTCTGCATCGCCAACGCTTCAGCAGCGGATAGTCCGAAGCCTGTCATCGTTTGTTCGACCACACAGGTCGCGGACTTTGCTCGCCAGGTTGTTGGAGACAGGATGATCGTAAAGTCGGTCCTGGCCGCAGGGCAGGATCCTCACCTTTACGAAAAGAAGCCTGGGGATGCCCAGTTGGTGTCGACGGCCGACTTATGCTTGGAAAACGGTTGGCATCTGGAAGGTAACGACTGGATGCGGAAGCTGGCCGAACAATCCGGCCGACCACTCGTAACTTGTGCCGATGGCTGCAAGCCGCTCGAAGTCCCGGGCGTCGAACAAGCAATGCATGATCCGCACGCATGGTTCTCGTGCACCAACGCGGCAACCTATGTCCGCAACATTCGGGACGCCGTCGCGGAAGTCGACCCTGATCATGCCGAAGAATATCGTAGTCGAGCCGCCCTTTATCTCGACGAACTTCGCGCCCTGAACACATGGATCTTGCGTGAGATCAACAAGATTCCCGTCGAACAACGGGTGCTGGTCACCAGCCACGATGCATTCAACTACTTTTGTCAGGCCTATGGGATGAAAGCGGCAACTCCGGTTGGTTGGTCGACCGGCAATGAAATTGGTGCTGGCATCACACCGGAACGGCGTCAGCAAACGGTTGATTCGATTCGTCAACATCACGTCAAAGCTATTTTCGTTGAGACATCGGTGAACCCGACTATGGTCCGCGAGATCGCTCGTGAAGCACACGTCGAGATTGGTGGCGAGCTTTACTCTGATTCGATGGGGGCTGAAGGAACCGCCGGAGAAACCTATATTGGGATGATGCGAGAAAACGTGATTACCATTGTTCAGGCACTCCGGTAG
- a CDS encoding PQQ-binding-like beta-propeller repeat protein: protein MKSSSLVALAGLLSLALSISQTLAAEATPDNWANWRGPNFNGTSLSAKPPTSWSEEENIKWKVPIAGSGSSSPIIWGEKLFLLTAVPQEKPDDADAVDEEKTDEAPSERPRERQPQGDSAEPPRRGPGGFGRGPGGPAGPGGRGGRPGGFGRGGFGRGGEAPTTPVEFTVLCLDKTTGKEIWSKVATQQIPHEAGHGTNTFASSSVVTDGKIVIAFFGSRGIFCYDIDGGLLWERDLGKQQTRNAFGEGSTPALYGDTVIVPWDHEGDSFVLALDAKSGKDLWKVDRDEATSWATPVVTEFNGNAQVIMNGTTRVRSYDLKSGDLLWECGGQATNPIPTPIIYEDMAICMTGYRGYAVYAIKLNAKGDVTKSDDAIAWSRTDVGPYIASATLYDDKLYVTKSRDGILYCLDAKTGETIYGPERLPEASTLYSSLVAADGKVYVSDRDGTTVVLDAGPEFKVLATNQIEEGIDASLAFSGSQIFLRGSDHLYCIEQKDAK, encoded by the coding sequence ATGAAATCTTCGTCCCTGGTCGCCCTTGCTGGGCTGCTTTCGTTGGCGTTGAGTATTTCTCAAACGCTCGCTGCTGAGGCGACTCCTGATAACTGGGCCAACTGGCGTGGACCCAACTTCAACGGTACCTCGCTGAGTGCCAAGCCGCCAACCTCTTGGAGCGAAGAGGAGAACATCAAGTGGAAGGTGCCCATCGCGGGCAGCGGAAGCTCGTCTCCAATTATTTGGGGTGAGAAGCTGTTTCTACTAACAGCCGTACCGCAAGAGAAGCCAGATGACGCAGATGCGGTTGATGAAGAGAAAACGGACGAAGCTCCATCGGAACGTCCCCGCGAACGTCAACCGCAGGGTGATTCCGCCGAACCACCACGACGTGGTCCGGGGGGATTCGGTCGGGGCCCTGGAGGTCCGGCGGGACCCGGGGGACGAGGTGGCCGGCCAGGCGGTTTTGGGCGAGGTGGATTCGGTCGCGGTGGGGAAGCACCGACGACGCCGGTTGAATTCACCGTGCTTTGTCTGGACAAGACCACCGGGAAAGAGATCTGGTCCAAGGTTGCCACGCAACAAATCCCTCACGAAGCTGGTCACGGTACCAATACGTTCGCTTCCTCTTCGGTGGTTACCGATGGAAAGATCGTAATTGCCTTTTTTGGTTCTCGAGGAATCTTCTGCTACGACATAGACGGGGGCTTGCTGTGGGAGCGTGATCTCGGCAAACAACAAACACGTAACGCATTTGGTGAAGGCAGCACCCCCGCACTTTATGGCGACACAGTGATTGTGCCGTGGGATCACGAAGGAGACTCGTTCGTCTTGGCTTTGGACGCGAAATCGGGAAAGGACCTTTGGAAGGTCGACCGAGACGAAGCGACCAGTTGGGCGACCCCGGTGGTTACCGAGTTCAACGGAAATGCTCAAGTGATCATGAACGGCACTACGCGTGTTCGTAGCTACGATCTGAAATCGGGCGATCTGTTGTGGGAATGTGGTGGCCAAGCAACGAACCCAATTCCTACTCCGATTATTTACGAAGACATGGCGATCTGCATGACAGGCTATCGCGGTTACGCGGTCTACGCGATCAAGCTGAACGCCAAGGGGGACGTAACCAAGAGCGATGATGCGATCGCTTGGAGCCGTACCGATGTCGGTCCGTACATTGCTTCGGCTACGCTTTACGATGACAAGCTGTATGTGACCAAGTCACGCGATGGCATTCTGTATTGCCTGGATGCCAAGACTGGAGAAACAATTTACGGACCGGAACGTCTACCAGAAGCTTCCACTCTTTACTCTTCGCTAGTCGCGGCCGATGGCAAGGTGTATGTCTCGGATCGGGACGGAACGACCGTGGTCTTGGACGCTGGGCCAGAATTTAAGGTCTTGGCGACCAACCAAATCGAGGAAGGCATTGATGCCTCGCTCGCATTTAGCGGCTCGCAGATCTTCCTGCGTGGATCGGACCACCTTTACTGCATCGAGCAGAAAGACGCCAAATAG
- a CDS encoding glycoside hydrolase family 15 protein, with the protein MSSKIAPGAPGIEPRWTTSAKEGIGTAYHTSSQVWYTVSHGIINEIYFPHVDSPNTRDLQFLITDGESFCHEERRDLIHKVERPEPDALLFRLTNTDPDERYRLVKEVLGEPHSSVVLMHVRLEILDNTLSDKLKLYVLLAPHIKNTGEHNYAGCKHIGGYHLLCAERDDIYLALGCSCDFTKRSVGYVGYSDGWRDLMDNFQMDWQYHIARDGNVALMGEVDLSKGHEFTVGVGMGFSCQSAATQLLQSFVYPFDVSREKFIEQWKRTNKPNGVTLDSPATKDLFRLSKCILQAHEDKTFLGASVASMSIPWGETQDDDNRGGYHLVWARDMVHTATALLACREHESPLRALIWLSCVQAEDGGMPQNSEIDGEPYWHGVQLDEIAAPILLAWRLKQADALQDFDPWIVIRRAVRFLILNGPVTAQERWEENAGYSPSTLAATIAATICASDFAEACNHEELADFLRDYADWLVANLEAWTVTSCGELVPEKPRHYVRITPETPCPGSVAADPNSAMVEVKNGGGTHPARNVVDAGFLDLVRLGIRAANDPVIMDSVEVVDAILKRDLPQGPCWRRYNHDGYGQYPDGRAFDGTGEGRSWPLLTGERGHYELAMGRDPVPLVKAMEGFANEGGMLSEQLWDDDDLPDGSMKFGEPSGAAMPLCWAHAEYICLVRSAHDGVCFDRIEPVFQRYAVSDTPSHFEIWTFAHQIQRLAEGKKLRIILDRPALVHWSEDEWENKKDIRAKKNALELYYVDVPLHQHQSGTQIVFTFLWTDDEKWEGTDYRIEVS; encoded by the coding sequence GTGAGCAGCAAGATCGCCCCCGGCGCCCCTGGAATTGAACCGCGATGGACAACCAGCGCTAAAGAAGGAATCGGCACGGCCTATCACACCAGCTCGCAGGTTTGGTACACGGTAAGCCATGGGATCATCAACGAAATCTATTTTCCCCACGTCGATTCCCCGAACACGCGTGATCTGCAATTCTTGATCACCGATGGCGAGTCCTTTTGTCATGAAGAACGCCGGGACTTGATTCACAAAGTTGAGCGTCCCGAGCCCGATGCCCTGCTCTTTCGTCTAACGAATACCGATCCCGACGAGCGATATCGCCTGGTCAAAGAAGTCTTGGGTGAACCGCATTCGTCGGTCGTGTTGATGCATGTGCGTCTGGAGATCCTCGACAATACGCTGAGCGACAAGTTAAAGCTCTACGTGTTGCTGGCACCCCACATCAAGAATACAGGTGAACACAACTATGCCGGATGCAAACACATTGGTGGCTATCACTTGTTGTGTGCCGAGCGAGACGATATTTACCTGGCATTGGGCTGTAGCTGCGACTTTACCAAGCGATCAGTCGGATACGTCGGGTACAGCGACGGCTGGCGCGATCTGATGGACAACTTCCAAATGGATTGGCAGTACCACATCGCCCGCGATGGCAACGTGGCTTTGATGGGAGAAGTCGATCTCTCGAAGGGCCACGAATTCACCGTCGGCGTCGGGATGGGATTCAGTTGCCAAAGTGCCGCGACCCAGTTGCTGCAATCATTCGTCTATCCCTTTGATGTATCCCGTGAGAAGTTCATCGAGCAATGGAAGCGAACCAATAAGCCCAATGGGGTCACGCTCGATAGCCCCGCCACAAAAGATCTGTTTCGACTCAGCAAATGCATCCTACAGGCCCACGAGGACAAGACCTTTCTTGGTGCCAGCGTCGCGTCGATGAGTATCCCCTGGGGCGAGACGCAAGACGACGACAATCGTGGCGGTTACCATCTGGTTTGGGCTCGCGATATGGTCCACACAGCAACCGCGTTGCTCGCCTGTCGTGAGCATGAATCGCCACTGCGAGCGCTCATCTGGCTCTCCTGCGTGCAGGCCGAAGATGGAGGGATGCCGCAGAATAGTGAAATCGACGGCGAGCCGTACTGGCATGGTGTTCAACTAGACGAGATCGCGGCTCCGATCCTGTTGGCCTGGCGGCTCAAACAGGCCGATGCGCTGCAAGACTTCGATCCCTGGATTGTGATCCGCCGAGCGGTGCGTTTTCTGATTCTCAATGGTCCAGTCACCGCTCAGGAACGCTGGGAAGAGAACGCCGGTTACTCGCCTTCGACACTGGCAGCGACCATCGCGGCGACGATCTGCGCGTCCGATTTCGCTGAGGCCTGCAATCATGAGGAATTGGCCGACTTCCTCCGCGATTACGCCGACTGGCTAGTCGCTAATTTGGAAGCTTGGACGGTTACCTCATGCGGCGAATTAGTTCCCGAGAAACCACGCCACTATGTTCGTATCACGCCAGAAACGCCTTGTCCCGGCTCAGTCGCCGCAGATCCGAACAGTGCGATGGTGGAAGTGAAAAATGGTGGCGGTACGCACCCGGCCCGCAATGTGGTGGACGCAGGGTTTCTTGATTTAGTACGTCTTGGTATTCGTGCAGCGAACGATCCGGTGATCATGGATTCCGTCGAAGTTGTCGATGCCATCCTGAAGCGTGATTTACCACAAGGTCCATGCTGGCGACGTTACAACCACGATGGGTACGGCCAATATCCCGATGGCCGCGCCTTCGACGGCACCGGCGAAGGTCGATCTTGGCCACTTCTAACTGGCGAACGTGGCCACTACGAACTTGCCATGGGACGCGATCCAGTGCCACTTGTCAAAGCGATGGAAGGGTTCGCCAACGAAGGAGGTATGCTCTCGGAACAATTGTGGGATGACGATGACCTTCCCGATGGCAGCATGAAGTTTGGCGAGCCCAGTGGCGCCGCCATGCCGCTATGTTGGGCGCATGCCGAGTACATTTGCTTAGTGCGAAGCGCCCACGATGGCGTTTGTTTCGATCGGATTGAACCGGTATTCCAGCGATACGCGGTTAGCGACACACCAAGCCACTTTGAGATTTGGACATTCGCTCATCAGATCCAGCGTTTAGCCGAAGGGAAAAAGCTGCGAATCATCTTAGATCGTCCCGCTTTGGTGCACTGGAGTGAGGACGAATGGGAGAACAAGAAGGACATTCGAGCCAAGAAGAATGCCCTCGAACTGTACTACGTCGATGTGCCGCTCCATCAACACCAAAGCGGCACTCAGATCGTATTCACTTTCTTATGGACCGACGATGAAAAATGGGAAGGCACCGATTACCGGATTGAGGTCTCGTAA
- a CDS encoding ROK family protein, whose translation MIILSIDVGGSNVKFLRSDCDERRKFASGPNLTAQDMVDKVKEATADWSFDAISIGIPAPVLRGKVMKDPHNLGSGWEGFDFAEAFGKPTKVVNDAAMQALGDYKGGRMLFLGLGTGLGSAMIIEGVLQPMELAHLPYKKGKTFEEYVGQKGRDELGKKKWRAEVNEAIRMLTAALEPEYVVLGGGNAKSMDDLPENVTVCANGNAFIGGFRMWDESSHIQL comes from the coding sequence ATGATCATCCTTTCAATAGACGTGGGGGGAAGCAACGTCAAGTTTCTCCGGTCCGATTGTGACGAACGTAGGAAATTTGCGTCCGGCCCGAATCTTACCGCTCAAGATATGGTTGATAAGGTCAAAGAAGCGACGGCCGATTGGTCGTTCGATGCGATCTCGATCGGTATCCCTGCCCCGGTACTGCGGGGAAAGGTCATGAAAGACCCACACAATTTAGGCAGCGGCTGGGAAGGTTTCGACTTCGCAGAAGCATTTGGAAAGCCGACCAAGGTTGTCAACGACGCGGCAATGCAGGCCCTCGGCGATTATAAGGGAGGACGCATGTTGTTTCTGGGTCTTGGAACCGGACTAGGCTCGGCCATGATCATCGAAGGCGTGCTCCAGCCGATGGAACTTGCCCATCTGCCCTACAAGAAGGGAAAAACGTTTGAGGAGTATGTGGGTCAGAAGGGCCGTGACGAACTTGGTAAGAAGAAGTGGCGTGCGGAGGTCAACGAGGCCATCCGAATGCTAACCGCTGCGCTCGAACCGGAATATGTTGTTCTGGGTGGAGGAAATGCAAAATCAATGGACGACCTTCCGGAAAATGTTACCGTCTGCGCGAACGGAAACGCCTTCATTGGCGGCTTCCGGATGTGGGACGAATCTTCCCACATCCAGCTCTAA
- a CDS encoding iron chelate uptake ABC transporter family permease subunit, which produces MDTFYQLFVEPFVGNSYLLRAIVAGCLVAISSGVIGCLIILRRMAFLGDAISHSMLAGVTGGYLLMKVLYGREAHFAAMILGALIAGFTTVMLVSFVSRVSRIKEDTAIGIMYTGIFAFGGALASIFSHYIHLDLFHFVMGDVLAVDAERLWMMAGVTAIVLFVIILWYRQLLLTAFDPIMATSIGLPVLLIHILMTTCTSLVVVSAVQIVGVILVVGLLITPAATAYLLTNRLSHMMILAALFGISSVVCGVYLSVWFNVATSPPIVLFSTFQFMMVLIFSPKFGLVSTWLRKRAAIPHTLAEDILGCMRRDPQHATSLNTIIANVRTDGQSLRKTLQRMIGNGWIQPLENDDYLLTEAGKLEARRLMRAHRIWEAYLARLGTPSDQIHDKADLLEHVHDEAAVDYLDDRLGHPITDPHGQEIPEDFVHLVPGEEVHASLLREGHIAEVTHISHQSNAGVAIGDTLLTGPRKDNEQIWTFDVNGDHQIDLDHDQADAITVRLIKTSISSN; this is translated from the coding sequence GTGGATACTTTCTATCAGCTATTTGTCGAGCCGTTTGTTGGCAACAGCTACCTACTGCGGGCGATCGTGGCGGGATGCCTGGTCGCGATCTCCTCAGGCGTGATTGGCTGTTTAATCATCTTGCGCCGGATGGCGTTTCTGGGAGATGCGATTTCGCACTCGATGCTCGCGGGCGTGACCGGCGGTTACTTATTGATGAAGGTGCTTTATGGCCGCGAAGCTCACTTTGCCGCAATGATTTTGGGCGCCTTGATCGCCGGTTTCACCACGGTGATGTTAGTGAGCTTTGTATCGCGGGTCTCGCGAATTAAGGAAGATACAGCGATTGGGATCATGTACACCGGTATCTTCGCGTTCGGTGGAGCACTCGCAAGCATCTTCTCCCACTACATCCATCTCGACCTCTTTCACTTTGTGATGGGAGACGTGCTGGCCGTTGATGCGGAACGACTATGGATGATGGCTGGAGTCACGGCGATTGTGCTGTTCGTAATCATACTGTGGTATCGCCAATTACTGCTTACGGCATTTGATCCGATCATGGCGACATCGATTGGCCTGCCGGTGCTATTGATTCATATTTTGATGACGACCTGCACATCATTGGTGGTCGTTAGTGCCGTGCAAATTGTGGGTGTAATCTTGGTGGTCGGACTGCTGATCACGCCAGCCGCTACCGCCTATCTGCTGACGAATAGGCTAAGCCACATGATGATTCTGGCGGCATTGTTTGGTATCAGTAGCGTGGTTTGTGGCGTTTACCTATCTGTGTGGTTTAACGTCGCAACAAGCCCGCCCATTGTGCTATTCAGTACGTTCCAGTTCATGATGGTGCTAATTTTCTCGCCCAAGTTCGGGTTGGTATCTACCTGGCTGCGAAAGCGAGCTGCGATTCCGCATACGTTGGCGGAGGACATCCTCGGCTGCATGCGTCGTGATCCGCAACATGCGACAAGCCTGAACACGATCATCGCAAACGTCCGTACCGATGGGCAAAGCCTACGAAAAACGCTTCAACGAATGATCGGCAACGGCTGGATCCAACCGCTGGAAAATGACGACTATTTGCTGACTGAAGCCGGCAAGCTTGAGGCACGGCGTTTGATGCGGGCTCACCGTATCTGGGAAGCTTATCTGGCCCGGCTTGGAACACCAAGCGATCAGATCCACGACAAGGCCGACCTGTTAGAGCACGTGCATGACGAAGCCGCGGTCGATTACCTGGACGATCGTTTGGGTCACCCGATCACCGATCCGCATGGTCAGGAGATCCCCGAAGACTTTGTGCACCTGGTACCAGGGGAAGAAGTTCACGCGAGTCTGCTGCGTGAAGGGCACATCGCCGAGGTTACGCATATTTCCCATCAATCGAATGCTGGCGTCGCGATCGGTGACACGTTGCTTACCGGACCACGGAAGGATAACGAGCAGATCTGGACATTCGACGTCAACGGTGACCACCAAATTGATCTCGATCACGATCAAGCGGACGCGATTACGGTCCGCTTGATCAAGACGTCGATCTCATCCAATTAA
- a CDS encoding sulfatase produces the protein MIRNLLIAATAVLAFAANERPSAAADRPNVVILLSDDQRWNDYSFQGHEAIQTPNIDRLAEQSMVYQRGYVPTSLCRPSLASLFTGLYPHQDGITGNDPREGKRTKEGRAVLVDRFMKNPRLAEILGRHGYVSFQSGKWWEGNPSSGGFTAGMTHGDVTKGGRHGDVGLTIGRKTMEPVMNFIDESVAADKPFFLWYAPMMPHLPHDPPERILKKYKAEGRPLPVAKYFAMCDWWDETCGQVLDHLEEKGVADNTIVIYLCDNGWTQRSDVGGGAIGGPRGKRSVYDGGTRTPIMIRYPGHAKPSENTTDLASSIDVVPTILAAAGIQTDYNFPGINLLNPEAVAKRQAIFGEIYAHDIPDYRSPEKGLFYRWVIDGDWKLIVPTGQEEGEYGPKEPALFNLKSDPEEQKNVISDHPDVAKKLREKLDGWWSPKV, from the coding sequence ATGATTCGTAATTTACTGATAGCCGCTACAGCGGTGCTTGCCTTTGCCGCGAACGAACGACCATCGGCAGCCGCGGATCGTCCGAATGTGGTCATTCTTCTGTCCGATGACCAACGCTGGAACGATTATTCATTCCAGGGACACGAAGCCATTCAGACTCCCAATATTGATCGCTTGGCAGAGCAATCGATGGTCTACCAGCGAGGGTACGTTCCGACGTCACTTTGTCGTCCGTCGCTTGCGAGCCTTTTCACTGGGCTATATCCACACCAGGATGGCATCACCGGCAATGACCCGCGCGAGGGGAAGCGAACCAAGGAAGGCCGAGCCGTCCTTGTCGATCGCTTTATGAAGAACCCTCGGCTGGCTGAGATTCTCGGTCGGCACGGTTATGTCAGCTTCCAGTCAGGGAAGTGGTGGGAAGGTAATCCCAGCAGCGGTGGTTTCACTGCGGGTATGACCCATGGCGACGTCACCAAGGGGGGGCGGCACGGCGACGTCGGCCTGACGATTGGCCGTAAGACGATGGAACCGGTGATGAATTTCATCGACGAGAGCGTCGCCGCGGACAAGCCGTTCTTCCTTTGGTATGCGCCAATGATGCCTCACTTGCCGCACGATCCGCCGGAACGCATTCTGAAGAAATACAAAGCCGAGGGACGCCCGCTTCCCGTCGCAAAGTATTTTGCCATGTGCGATTGGTGGGATGAAACGTGTGGCCAGGTACTCGATCACCTGGAAGAGAAGGGGGTCGCAGACAACACGATTGTTATCTACCTATGCGACAACGGCTGGACGCAGCGATCCGATGTCGGAGGGGGCGCCATCGGCGGACCTCGCGGCAAGCGTTCCGTGTACGACGGTGGTACACGAACGCCAATCATGATTCGTTACCCAGGTCATGCGAAACCGTCGGAAAATACGACAGATTTGGCAAGCAGTATCGATGTCGTTCCTACCATCTTAGCCGCTGCTGGAATTCAAACCGATTACAATTTCCCTGGGATCAATCTTCTCAACCCGGAAGCGGTTGCCAAGCGTCAAGCAATCTTTGGAGAAATCTACGCCCACGATATCCCCGACTATCGCAGTCCAGAGAAAGGACTCTTTTATCGCTGGGTGATCGATGGCGATTGGAAGTTAATTGTTCCCACCGGCCAGGAAGAAGGCGAGTACGGGCCGAAGGAACCGGCTTTATTCAATCTAAAGTCCGACCCTGAAGAGCAGAAGAACGTGATCAGCGATCATCCCGACGTTGCCAAGAAGCTTCGCGAGAAGCTCGATGGTTGGTGGTCGCCGAAAGTTTAA
- a CDS encoding sulfatase, with protein sequence MLGLSFLLFGLAGLFPPEAYAQDSRRAPNVVFILIDDMRFDAAACLGHPFLKTPHIDAMAKNGTNFTNAFVTTSLCSPSRASILTGQYMHKHHVVDNNNTDLSNVVFFPEYLQKAGYKTGFFGKWHMGGGTDEPRPGFDQWVSFRGQGHYYPPGPKWTLNVNGKSVPQKGYITDELTDYAIDWLDTIDKEKDPFFLYLSHKAVHAQFHPAERHKDLYSDVKIEPPASQANTQENYEGKPMWVKNQRNSWHGVDFPYHSSLDIAEYYRDYCRCINAVDDSVGRVRQYLKDHNLEENTVVMLMGDNGFLFGENGLIDKRNAYEESMRVPLVVEGPGYFPKDATETAVVANIDIGPTVLDLAGIKTPEQMDGMSFVKVANGDQAAKDWRKNLLYEYYWEWNFPHTPTMFALRGERYKFIQYHGIWDTDELYDLENDPHEMHNLINEPGLQSTVRDMRNALNKELAQRNAMQVPFGAKRGNGANLRRESGSDAAEFPESVIRQRDAKN encoded by the coding sequence GTGCTGGGCTTGTCTTTCTTATTGTTCGGCTTAGCCGGATTGTTTCCACCAGAAGCTTACGCCCAAGACTCTCGACGTGCGCCGAATGTTGTCTTTATTTTGATCGACGACATGCGTTTCGATGCTGCCGCATGCTTGGGACATCCATTTCTAAAGACACCGCATATTGACGCGATGGCCAAGAATGGGACCAACTTCACCAATGCGTTCGTAACGACCTCGCTTTGCTCTCCGAGTCGAGCATCGATTTTGACCGGCCAGTATATGCATAAGCATCACGTGGTCGACAACAACAATACCGATTTGTCGAACGTCGTCTTCTTCCCGGAGTACCTTCAAAAGGCTGGCTACAAGACCGGCTTCTTTGGCAAATGGCACATGGGAGGTGGTACCGACGAACCCCGTCCAGGCTTCGATCAGTGGGTCAGCTTCCGCGGGCAGGGGCATTATTATCCACCAGGTCCAAAGTGGACACTTAACGTCAACGGCAAGTCGGTTCCGCAAAAGGGTTACATCACCGACGAACTAACCGACTACGCGATTGATTGGCTGGATACGATTGACAAAGAGAAAGATCCCTTCTTCCTGTATCTCTCGCACAAAGCAGTACACGCCCAGTTTCATCCCGCAGAACGACACAAAGACTTGTATTCGGACGTCAAAATCGAGCCGCCAGCTTCCCAGGCCAACACCCAGGAAAACTACGAAGGTAAGCCGATGTGGGTTAAAAATCAGCGCAACAGTTGGCATGGCGTTGATTTCCCATATCACTCCTCGCTCGACATTGCCGAATACTATCGAGACTACTGCCGCTGCATCAACGCCGTCGATGATAGCGTCGGTCGTGTGCGACAGTATTTGAAAGATCACAATCTGGAAGAAAACACGGTCGTGATGTTGATGGGCGATAACGGTTTTCTATTCGGCGAGAATGGTTTGATCGATAAACGAAATGCCTACGAAGAGTCGATGCGGGTTCCCCTGGTGGTCGAAGGACCGGGTTACTTTCCCAAGGACGCTACTGAGACGGCCGTTGTCGCCAACATCGATATCGGACCGACCGTGCTCGATTTGGCCGGAATCAAGACGCCAGAGCAAATGGATGGAATGAGCTTTGTGAAAGTAGCCAACGGCGACCAGGCAGCGAAAGATTGGCGTAAGAATTTGCTCTATGAATACTACTGGGAATGGAACTTCCCGCACACGCCGACCATGTTCGCTTTGCGTGGCGAACGGTATAAGTTCATCCAGTATCACGGCATCTGGGATACAGACGAACTATACGATCTCGAAAATGACCCGCATGAAATGCACAATTTGATCAACGAGCCAGGCTTGCAAAGCACCGTCCGCGATATGCGCAATGCGTTGAATAAAGAACTTGCTCAACGCAACGCCATGCAAGTTCCCTTCGGGGCCAAACGTGGCAATGGAGCGAACCTTCGCCGCGAATCAGGCTCCGATGCAGCTGAATTTCCCGAAAGCGTCATTCGCCAGAGAGACGCCAAGAACTAA